In a genomic window of Passer domesticus isolate bPasDom1 chromosome 3, bPasDom1.hap1, whole genome shotgun sequence:
- the TMEM151B gene encoding transmembrane protein 151B, translating into MSPPASAAAASEGGSSTPVPPEEEAEGAREEQRPVKQSLSKSLCRESHWKCLLLSLLMYGCMGAMTWCHVTKVTRLTFDSAYKGKSMMYHDSPCSNGYVYIPLAFLVMLYVVYLVECWHCYTRNELQYKVDVESVHERVQRMQQATPCIWWKAISYHYVRRTRQVTRYRNGDAYTTTQVYHERVNTHVAEAEFDYSNCGVKDISKDLIDLESYPATRLRFTKCFSFANVESENSYLTQRARFFTENEGLDDYMEAREGMHLKNVDFKEYMVAFSDPDNLPWYVSHYVFWVAALLTLSWPLRVLNEYRTSYVHYHVEKLFGFDYVAVTPAEERSFCRRMPRVNTVDSTELEWHIRSNQQLVPSYSEAVLMDLVGLSGCTSYSACRYGGYRQNCERCHRTISSSSIFSRSALSICNGSPRIPFSSSRFSLGRLYGSRRSCLWRSRSGSLNEQSCPTEQTRLSSQVTVEEEDPPPYQDALYFPVLIVHRNEGCLNHDHRHLHRNGSCVETSL; encoded by the exons ATGTCCCCCCCGGCCTCGGCGGCCGCCGCCAGcgagggaggcagcagcacgCCGGTGCCTccggaggaggaggcggaggGGGCCAGAGAGGAG CAGCGGCCAGTGAAGCAGTCTCTCAGCAAGTCCCTGTGCCGAGAGTCGCACTGGAAatgcctgctgctgtccctcctCATGTATGGCTGCATGGGAGCCATGACCTGGTGCCACGTCACCAAGGTGACCCGGCTGACCTTTGACAGCGCTTACAAGGGCAAGTCCATGATGTACCATGACAGCCCCTGTTCCAACGGCTACGTCTACATCCCCTTGGCTTTCCTGGTGATGCTCTACGTGGTGTACCTGGTGGAGTGCTGGCACTGCTACACGCGCAACGAGCTGCAGTACAAGGTGGACGTGGAGAGCGTGCACGAGCGTGTGCAGCGGATGCAGCAGGCCACCCCCTGCATCTGGTGGAAGGCCATCAGCTACCACTACGTCCGCAGGACCCGGCAGGTCACCCGCTACCGCAACGGGGACGCCTACACCACCACCCAAGTGTACCACGAGCGGGTCAACACCCACGTGGCAGAGGCCGAGTTTGATTATTCCAACTGTGGAGTTAAGGACATCTCCAAGGACCTCATTGACCTGGAGAGCTACCCGGCCACACGGCTCCGCTTCACCAAGTGTTTCAGCTTTGCCAACGTGGAGTCCGAGAACTCCTATCTGACCCAGCGGGCCCGCTTCTTCACGGAGAACGAGGGCCTAGACGATTACATGgaggccagggaggggatgcACCTCAAAAATGTGGACTTCAAGGAATACATGGTGGCCTTTTCTGACCCAGACAACCTGCCTTGGTATGTATCTCACTATGTCTTctgggtggcagctctgctgaccCTCTCCTGGCCCCTGCGGGTGCTAAATGAGTACCGCACCTCCTATGTCCATTACCACGTGGAAAAACTCTTTGGGTTCGATTACGTGGCCGTGACGCCGGCCgaggagcgctccttctgccggaGGATGCCCCGTGTCAACACGGTGGACAGCACCGAGCTGGAGTGGCACATACGCTCCAACCAGCAGCTGGTGCCCAGCTACTCGGAAGCGGTCCTGATGGACTTGGTGGGGCTCTCCGGCTGCACCAGCTACTCCGCTTGCCGCTACGGGGGCTACCGGCAGAACTGCGAGCGCTGCCACAGGACTATAAGCAGCTCCTCCATCTTCTCCCGCAGTGCTCTGAGCATCTGCAATGGCAGTCCCAGGATTCCCTTCAGCAGCAGCCGCTTCTCCCTGGGCCGCTTGTACGGCTCGCGCCGCAGCTGCCTCTGGCGCAGCCGGAGTGGCAGCCTGAAcgagcagagctgccccactGAGCAGACACGCCTCTCCAGCCAGGTGactgtggaggaggaagaccccCCTCCTTATCAGGATGCCCTCTACTTCCCTGTCCTCATTGTACACCGCAACGAAGGCTGCCTGAACCACGACCACCGTCACCTCCATCGCAATGGGTCCTGCGTGGAGACCTCACTGTGA